The following coding sequences lie in one Zingiber officinale cultivar Zhangliang chromosome 2B, Zo_v1.1, whole genome shotgun sequence genomic window:
- the LOC122049468 gene encoding probable glycosyltransferase At5g20260, producing MEKRLKIWIYKEGEPPIVHGGPAASIYAIEGHFISEMEREANPFVARHPAQANLFFLPFSVVNIIHFLYVPGATDFWGPLKRTVDDYVQVVARKYPFWNRSGGADHFMISCHDWAPYLSTANSELYGNSIRVVCNANTSEGFKLGDDVTLAEVHLPDGRLSQPPDQKNQIPIEEKTILAFFAGGSHGYIREILLRHWKGRDEQVAVHEYLPKGVDYWELMRKSKFCLCPSGYEVASPRIVEAIFMGCVPVIISVNYPLPFSDVLDWSRFSVEIAVEGIPEMKRILEGIPERRYRELQRNVMQVQKHFVLNRPAKRYDVIHMVLHSIWLRRLNKKLGY from the exons ATGGAGAAGAGGTTGAAGATATGGATATACAAAGAAGGCGAACCTCCGATCGTCCACGGCGGCCCGGCCGCCAGCATCTACGCCATCGAAGGTCACTTCATCAGCGAGATGGAGCGAGAGGCGAACCCCTTCGTGGCTCGCCATCCCGCCCAGGCCAACCTCTTCTTCCTGCCCTTCTCCGTCGTCAACATCATCCATTTCCTCTACGTCCCCGGCGCCACCGATTTCTGGGGCCCTCTCAAACGCACCGTCGACGACTACGTCCAGGTCGTCGCCCGCAAGTACCCGTTTTGGAATCGAAGCGGCGGCGCCGACCATTTCATGATCTCATGCCATGACtgg GCGCCCTACTTGTCCACGGCGAACTCGGAGCTCTACGGCAACTCGATCCGGGTGGTATGCAACGCGAACACCTCGGAAGGATTCAAGCTCGGCGACGACGTGACGTTGGCGGAAGTGCATCTTCCCGACGGCCGGCTATCGCAGCCTCCTGATCAGAAGAACCAGATCCCCATCGAGGAGAAGACGATCCTCGCCTTCTTCGCCGGGGGTTCGCACGGGTACATACGCGAAATCCTCCTCCGCCACTGGAAAGGAAGAGACGAGCAAGTGGCGGTGCACGAGTACTTGCCCAAGGGGGTCGACTACTGGGAGCTGATGAGGAAGAGCAAGTTCTGCCTGTGCCCGAGCGGGTACGAGGTGGCCAGCCCGCGGATCGTGGAGGCGATATTCATGGGGTGCGTTCCGGTGATCATCTCGGTGAACTACCCGCTGCCGTTCTCGGACGTGCTGGACTGGAGCAGGTTCTCGGTGGAGATAGCGGTGGAAGGGATCCCGGAGATGAAGAGGATACTGGAAGGGATCCCGGAGAGGAGGTACAGGGAGTTGCAGAGGAATGTGATGCAGGTGCAGAAGCACTTTGTTTTGAATCGTCCAGCGAAGAGATACGACGTGATCCACATGGTGCTTCATTCCATATGGCTGAGAAGGCTAAACAAGAAGCTCGGTTATTGA